The Helicobacter cetorum MIT 00-7128 region TTACTTCTTGCAATTATTGGACATGAAATCATGCATGGCTATAGCGCCTTATTATTTGGCGATACTACTGCCAAAAATGCCAAACGCCTAAGTTTAAACCCTATTAGGCACTTGGATATGATGGGTTCAGTGCTCTTGCCTGCTATTTTATTGATTTTTCAAGCACCTTTTTTATTTGGTTGGGCAAAGCCTGTTCCTATAGATATACGCTACATCATTGCAAGAAAGGGTGCTCTAGCTTGCGTAATCGTGAGTTTAGCTGGTGTGGCATACAATTTTCTTTTGGCTATTATCTTTGCCATAATAGCTCATTTTGTTTTTCAAAGTTTTGGTATTACTGATTTAAGGCTTGAAAATTTAGAGCTTTGGCAATTGATTCTAACAACTTTTTTGATTCAGTCAATACTATATAATATTGTCTTAGGAATTTTTAATAGTATCCCTATCCCACCCTTAGATGGCTCAAAAGCGCTTGGTTTTCTAGCTCTACATTTTAAAATTCCAAGCTTATTAGAATGGTTTTCTAAAATGGAGCGCTACTCTATGTTAATTGTTTTCTTATTTTTATTTATCCCACCTTTATCAGAATTTTTTATCCATGCACCCACACGATTTTTATTCTCTTTATTATTATCTTTATAAAAGGTTTAATAATACACTCTAATTTTATCAACAAGGATTTTTATGAATACCCTAGCTACCCCTCTAAATATCAATGAAATTTTTATTGGAAGCGACCATGCAGGTTATCAGCTTGCAAATTTTATTAAGCAATTCCTAGAAAAGAGAGGTTTTAAAGTGCATGCTTTTTTAGCTAAAGAGCGGGCTGATTATCCTGATTATGCCAAAATAGTTTGTGAAAAAACTCTCTATAATGAGCATAATTTTGGTATCTTAGTGTGTGCTACAGGAATAGGCATGAGCATGACAGCCAATCGTTTTAAAGGCATTAGAGCAGCCCTTTGCACTGATATGTATATGGCTAAAATGACTCGCTTACATAATAATGCTAATGTGTTGTGTTTGGGCGAAAGAATTAGTGGTTTAGGCGTTATAGAAAGCATTTTAGAAACTTTCTTTTCTACTGAATTTGAAGGCGGACGCCACTTAGGACGCATTCAAAAAATAGACCAAAATTAAAAAGAATAAAAGAATTGTGCTAAAATCTCTCAATAATATCTTCTAAGGAATAGCAATTAAAGATGTTTTCTGAATGGCTTTTATTTACTATTGCAATTGTTTTAGTCATTTATATGGGAGTGCGCACTTTCTTTTTCAAAACCGTTGCTAAGCGCCAAGAACGCACCACTGCCTCTATGAAACTCACTTTACAAGAAGCAGAAATTTTAATCCAAAAACACCAATTACAACTTCAAAGAGCATTAGGCAACATTGATATTCTTACTCAAGAAATGAGCTCCTTAAAAACAGAGTTAAAAACACTCAAACAGCGTAACACTCAATATAAGAGTGAATCAGATAAATACAAAAACCGCATTAAGGAGCTAGAGCAAAAAATAGAAGCCCTTCTTTAAAAAACGCTATAATGCAATAAAAAAGATATTAGAGGATAGGATTTACCATGAATGAAGCATTTAAAAAAGAACTTTTACAACACATTAGAGAGATAAAAGATTATCCTAAAAAAGGCATCTTATTTAAAGATATAACCACTCTTATCAACCACCATAAGTTATTTAAAGAGCTTATTGATAAGCTTAAAAAACGCTATGAAAACATGCCTATTGATTTTGTAGTAGGCATTGAGGCAAGAGGCTTTATTCTAGGCTCTGCTCTAGCCTATGCGCTTGGTGTAGGATTTGTCCCTATTAGAAAAAAGGGTAAATTGCCTAGCAAAATCATTTCTCAAACCTATGCTCTTGAATATGGCACAGATAGCATGGAAATTCATACAGACGCTTTTAGGGGTATTAAAGGGGCTAGAGTGTTACTTATAGATGATTTGATTGCAACAGGAGGCACCGCCCTAGCAAGCCTTAAGCTTATCAAATCTTTGCAAGCCATATGTGCTGAGGCTTGTTTTTTAATAGGGCTTAAAGAATTATCTGGTATTAAACTCATAGATGAGCAAGTCAAAACTTTTTGCGTGTTAGAGTGTTAGGGAAAACATGGAAGAATATATTATTAGCTTATGGAATCAGCATGCATCTACTTGGGGCTATCTCATCTTATTTGGTTGGAGTATTTTAGAGGGTGAAATTGGACTTATTCTAGCTGGCATTGCAAGCTA contains the following coding sequences:
- a CDS encoding site-2 protease family protein, producing MPLGDFSIESIILTIVKILALLLAIIGHEIMHGYSALLFGDTTAKNAKRLSLNPIRHLDMMGSVLLPAILLIFQAPFLFGWAKPVPIDIRYIIARKGALACVIVSLAGVAYNFLLAIIFAIIAHFVFQSFGITDLRLENLELWQLILTTFLIQSILYNIVLGIFNSIPIPPLDGSKALGFLALHFKIPSLLEWFSKMERYSMLIVFLFLFIPPLSEFFIHAPTRFLFSLLLSL
- the rpiB gene encoding ribose 5-phosphate isomerase B is translated as MNTLATPLNINEIFIGSDHAGYQLANFIKQFLEKRGFKVHAFLAKERADYPDYAKIVCEKTLYNEHNFGILVCATGIGMSMTANRFKGIRAALCTDMYMAKMTRLHNNANVLCLGERISGLGVIESILETFFSTEFEGGRHLGRIQKIDQN
- a CDS encoding membrane protein — its product is MFSEWLLFTIAIVLVIYMGVRTFFFKTVAKRQERTTASMKLTLQEAEILIQKHQLQLQRALGNIDILTQEMSSLKTELKTLKQRNTQYKSESDKYKNRIKELEQKIEALL
- the apt gene encoding adenine phosphoribosyltransferase; this translates as MNEAFKKELLQHIREIKDYPKKGILFKDITTLINHHKLFKELIDKLKKRYENMPIDFVVGIEARGFILGSALAYALGVGFVPIRKKGKLPSKIISQTYALEYGTDSMEIHTDAFRGIKGARVLLIDDLIATGGTALASLKLIKSLQAICAEACFLIGLKELSGIKLIDEQVKTFCVLEC